A single window of Plasmodium malariae genome assembly, chromosome: 8 DNA harbors:
- the PmUG01_08034500 gene encoding ATP-dependent RNA helicase, putative: MSNSDEGKFFEHDDEKEEEKAGKGKELENKENAKNEKSNVTKNPNEENRDNEIGEELLGKDEIDPLDQFMEEINKVIEEEKKISEKKEKLKNNYEHVTSKRDQGKESVGEEGPHASKRYIRGNGKGQHGDNDDSSLDDNNATADIYEFLEKKNEELIHEKILEDGNGKQGNYVRKSGTAAKNKSDRLDGHDGYDGYDGYDGHDGHDGYDGHDGYDGYDEHVEHDGFDCLQYQSERRNDKEGDKIIDDMNYEEIELEKFKKDIFITDESINNFTLEESVQYKKKNNISAVGFNVPKPIFSFLQIKNLIDKDILQNMYNLSISVLSPIQSIVIPIFLSGRDFIATSRTGSGKTLSFIISLVIHIMNCKKFEGRVNYHMEKWDHRDDRHNIAEEEQAEKEENEEGKTYEDYKSEKKPQTKGRRGCPSAHALILTPTRELCVQIYDEMNRVSMKKLKSCILFSGINYTKAYNDIQKGVDIIIANVKTLISFINKKYLSLINTKYVILDEFDKLFTNQFIYSVISILKNIRPDAIRGFFSCTCSEHICELVKPYLNKRFITIKVGDNNVFIEKKFYILEENVKYMYLLNCIQNFIKNEQCFIFCNSKKNLLSLYDRLKKEISLRHISMDYIYGDIDQTQRIYKFECLKKKKTQIMISTDLMARGIDVVDLNFVINYDCPNDIFIYIHRIGRCSRMNSTGQAITFILPSEKKIAFLIYSHLKKKNEVVDKELENFILKNNLHNDIQLKRMKRKMNDALFDMPLNKMGLTAPNISTPSELAFKKISTPPRSLELVRKSVHMITPNDVLSSSDEEY; the protein is encoded by the exons ATGAGCAACTCAGATGAAGGtaaattttttgaacatGATGATgagaaagaagaagaaaaagcaggaaaaggaaaagaattagaaaacaaagaaaatgcaaaaaatgaaaagtcaAATGTAACAAAAAACCCGAATGAGGAAAATCGAGATAATGAGATAGGAGAGGAACTCCTAGGGAAAGACGAAATTGATCCATTAGATCAGTTCAtggaagaaataaataaagtaatagaagaggagaaaaaaatatcagagaaaaaagaaaaattaaagaataattatgaacatgTTACAAGTAAGAGGGATCAAGGGAAAGAATCAGTAGGTGAGGAGGGTCCACATGCGAGCAAAAGGTACATAAGAGGAAATGGAAAAGGTCAACATGGAGATAATGATGATAGCAGCCTGGATGACAACAACGCCACGGCTGATATCTACGAatttcttgaaaaaaaaaatgaggagTTAATACACGAAAAAATACTTGAGGATGGTAACGGAAAGCAGGGTAACTATGTCCGGAAGAGCGGTACTGCTGCGAAGAATAAGAGCGATAGACTTGATGGACATGATGGATATGATGGATATGATGGATATGATGGACATGATGGACATGATGGATATGATGGACATGATGGATATGATGGATATGATGAACATGTTGAGCACGATGGATTCGATTGTCTGCAGTACCAGAGCGAAAGGAGGAACGACAAGGAAGGGGATAAAATTATTGATGATATGAATTATGAAGAAATTGAATtggaaaaatttaaaaaggatatatttattacagaCGAAAGTATAAATAACTTTACGCTAGAAGAAAGTGtgcaatataaaaaaaaaaataatattagcgCTGTAGGGTTTAATGTACCTAAAccaattttttcctttttacaaataaaaaatttaatagatAAGGATATACTacaaaatatgtacaatCTATCTATTAGTGTTTTATCACCTATTCAAAGTATAGTTATCCCCATTTTTTTGAGTGGAAGAGATTTTATAGCTACTAGTAGAACAGGTTCAGGGAAGACCCTTTCCTTTATCATCTCGTTAGTTATTCACATAATGAATTGTAAGAAGTTTGAAGGAAGGGTAAACTATCACATGGAGAAATGGGATCATAGAGATGATAGGCACAATATAGCGGAAGAGGAGCAAGCAGAGAAGGAGGAAAATGAGGAGGGGAAGACGTACGAGGACTATAAGAGCGAAAAGAAGCCTCAAACGAAAGGAAGAAGGGGCTGCCCATCTGCACACGCTTTAATACTAACCCCGACGAGGGAATTATGTGTACAAATATACGACGAAATGAATAGAGTATCGatgaagaaattaaaatcatgtatattatttagtGGAATTAATTACACAAAAGCGTATAATGATATACAGAAGGGAGTAGATATAATCATAGCGAATGTAAAAACCTTAATcagttttataaataaaaaatacttatcACTAATAAATACCAAATATGTTATTCTGGACGAATTTGacaaattatttacaaaccaatttatatattcagttatatctattttgaaaaatatcaGACCTGATGCAATAAGAGGTTTTTTTTCCTGCACATGTTCAGAACATATATGTGAATTGGTAAAaccatatttaaataaaagattcataacaataaaagtaggggataataatgtatttatagaaaaaaagttttatattCTTGAAGAAAATgtcaaatatatgtatttgttgaactgtatacaaaattttataaaaaatgaacaatgctttattttttgtaatagtaaaaaaaatcttttgTCCCTATATGACAgattgaaaaaagaaatttcgCTTAGACATATTTCGATGGACTATATTTATGGAGATATTGATCAAACACAAAGGATATATAAGTTCGAATgcttgaaaaagaaaaagacaCAAATTATGATTAGTACAGATTTGATGGCACGTGGAATAGATGTTGTTGATTTGAACTTCGTCATTAACTATGATTGCCCCAAtgatattttcatttacattCACCGGATAGGACGGTGTTCCAGGATGAACAGCACAG GACAAGCCATCACTTTCATTCTCCCatcggaaaaaaaaatagcgtTTCTTATTTACAGCCATCTGAAGAAGAAAAACGAAGTAGTCGACAAGGAACTGGAAAACTTTATCTTGaagaataatttacataaCGACATACAACtgaaaagaatgaaaaggaaaatgaatGATGCATTATTTGATATGCCCTTGAACAAAATGGGACTAACTGCTCCAAACATATCAACACCTAGTGAACTTGCGTTTAAGAAAATATCAACTCCCCCTAGAAGTTTAGAGCTTGTGCGCAAAAGTGTTCATATGATTACACCTAATGATGTTTTATCATCCTCAGATGAGGAATACTga